Sequence from the Herbaspirillum sp. meg3 genome:
GAGACCGGCGCTGTTGAGCATGGTCTGAGGAGATTGCGCAGCCATCGCATCGCGCAGTTGTTCGATGAACTTGGTCAGTTCCGGCGAACGTACGCCCAGCACCAGGCCCGGGCTGGTGCACAGCTGGCCGACGCCGACCACGACCGAGCCGATCAGATCGCGTGCAATCGCTTCGCCGCGTGTTGCCAGTGCTTGCGGCAACAGGATGATCGGGTTGATGCTCGACATTTCGGCGAACACCGGAATCGGCTGCGGACGCGCTGCCGCCATGTCGCACAATGCACGGCCGCCGCGCAGCGAACCGGTGAAACCGACCGCCTGAATACCTGCGCTCTTGACCAGTTGCGCACCGACGCGATCACCGTAAATCATGTTGAAGGTACCGGCAGGCACGCCGCTACGCTTGACTGCGCGCTCGATGGCGTCCGCCACCAATTCAGAGGTGATCAGATGGCCGCTGTGTGCCTTGAACACAACCGGGCAACCCGCTGCCAACGCTGCGGCGGTATCGCCGCCGGCAACTGAAAACGCCAATGGAAAATTGCTGGCGCCAAACACACCGACCGGGCCAACGCCGATACGGTATTGACGCAGATCCGGACGCGGCAACGGCTGACGTTGCGGCAGCGCGGTATCAATGCGCGCACCGTAGAAATCACCGCGGCGCAAGACCTTTGCGAACAGGCGCATCTGGTTGCTGGTGCGGCTGCGCTCGCCTTGCAGACGCGCTGCAGGCAACGCGGTTTCGCGCGACACTTCAGCGATGAAGTCGTCGCCAAGGGCGTCGATTTCTTCCGCGATGGCGTCGAGGAATTTGGCGCGCGCTTCCGCCGGCAAAGCGCGATAAACAGGATAGGCTGCGCTGGCGGCGTCAACCGCTGCGGTGACTTCTGCTTCGGTCGCGGTCAGAAATGGAACTGCGTGCGCTTCGCCGGTCGCTGCTGCGATGCTGAGCAACTTGACGTCGCCCTTGCCGCTGCGTGCGCCGCCGATGTAGTTATGTCCGAGGATGGTCATTTGTCTCTCTCCGTTTACATCGATTGTGTGAGCATGCGTGCGTAGTCGTCTTCCGACGCGACACGCGGATTGGTTTTGTGGCTGTGGTCAGCCAGCGCACCCTTGATGATCTTGGGGAACATGTCTTCGGTCACGCCCAGTTCGGCCAGGCCGGTCGGCAAGCCGAGACGCTTGCTCATGTCCTTGATGGCAGGGCCGATATCGGCTTCATTTGCCAGACCCATGGCGTGCGCCATGCGCGCCAGTTTCTTTTCCTTGATAACCGACTCCGAATCCTTGTTGAATTCAATGATGGCCGGCAGGAAGATCGCGTTCAAGGTACCGTGATGCAGACGCGGATTGATGCCGCCCAGCGAGTGGCTCAGGCTATGCACGCAGCCGAGACCTTTCTGGAATGCCATCGCGCCTTGCATCGATGCGCTCATCATGTTCAGGCGCGCTTCGCGGTCGTGCGGTTCTTTGGTGGCGCGTTCGATATGCGCCCAGGCGCGCCACAAACCGTCCAGCGCGATACCGTCAGCCGGCGGATTGAAGGACGGCGCCATGAAGGTTTCCAGGCAATGCGCAATCGCATCCATACCGGTGGCCGCAGTCATCATCGCCGGCAGATTCAATGTCAGTTCAGGATCGCAGATCGCCAGGCGTGGCACCAGATACGGCGACAACACGCCGACCTTGCGACCGTCGTCGAGAATCAGAATCGCACCACGACCGACTTCACTGCCGGTACCCGCCGTGGTGGGAATGGCGATCACAGGTGCCGTCTTGGCGGTGATGTTGGCCAGGCCGCCTTCGATCAGGGCGAAGGACTTCAACGTGCCCTCATGCGTGCCGCATACGGCCACGCCCTTGGCGAGGTCGATCGACGAACCGCCGCCCACGGCGATGATGCCGTCACAGGCGCCGTCGCGGAACATCTTGACCGCAGCGCGCACGGCGTTTTCATTCGGGTTCGGGGGAGTCTGATCAAACACGGCGACTTGTGCCCCGTCTTTCAGCTGGGCCACAACCTTGTCGAGGATGCCGGCGTTGCGGATACCCATGTCGGTGACGATCAGCGGTTTGCGGATACCGATGCGGTCGCATTCCTGCTGCAGCAGCGCGAGCGCGCCGTAGTCGAACTGAACCTGGGTAATGTAGTTAATCAGTGCCATTACATAGCCTTAAAGTTATAGATATACTTGCAATGCCATTCGGATCCGGCAGTCTCCAAATGTCTTTGCGTATGGCATTTCCCTACGCAAATCAAGCTTTAGAGGCGAAACTGTATGCCAATCATCACGCTTTGCCTAATGAGAGCTATTGATACAGCTATAACTAATACTCATACATAATAATGCAAGATATCCCCTCCCTCAGCTCTATCACTTCCCGCCTGCATCTCAAGCAATTGCGGCTCCTGACCGCGCTGGCCGACCACGGCTCGCTGCTCAAGGCAGCGGAGCAGGTTGCACTGACGCAACCTGGCGCCAGCAAGGCGTTGCAAGAGATTGAGACGACCTTGGGCGCACAGCTCTTCGTGCGTACCAACCGCGGGCTGGAAGCCACCGACCTCGGTCATTGCGTCATCCGCTACGCCCGCCTGATCCAGACCGACCTGGCGCACCTGCGCGAAGACATGATCGGCATTCTGCAAGGTCATGGCGGGCGGCTGGCGCTGGGTGTGATCATGGGTGCGGTACCGCTGCTGACCGATGCGCTCACGCGTTTATTGGAGAAGCGCCCCGCCCTGTCCGTGGAAATTGTCGAAGACACCAGCGCACGGCTGCTGCGGATGCTGGATCAGGGCCGGCTGGATATGGCGATCTGCCGTACCAGCATCAGTCAGCAACCACATCTGTACGACAGCATCAATATCCATAACGAAAAGCTGGCCGTCGTGGCCAACATCAATCATCCGCTGGCGCAGCGACAAGCGCTGCAACTGGCGGATCTGGCCGACTCGCGCTGGGTGGTTTATTCTGCCAATATGCCGATGCGCCTGCTGCTGGAGCGTGAATTCCACGAGGCTAACCTGCGCTTCCCGCTGCATCTGCTGGAAACCACCTCGGCCTTCACGACCTTGTCCCTGTTGCAGAGAAATCCCTCTTTCGTCGCGCTGATGTCGGTCGACGTGGCGCAGTTCTGCACCCGCTTCGGCATGACGACCATCCTGCCGCTGCCACTGCAGTCGCGCAGCGAACCGTATCAGTTGGTAACACGTCACGGCAGCATGCGCTCATCGGTGGCGCAGTTGTTCATCGATGAATTTGCTGAAGTACCGCCGGAGCTGGCGTAGCTGCGCTACTGATTGCAGACGTAAAAAAAGCGCTCCGGTCGGGAGCGCTTTTTTGTTGGTGCCGGACCTGGTGAAAAGCCTGGCCCTAAACGTATGCTTATTTGTTCGGCTGCGGTGTGATGCGCAGATAAGGACGTGGCGAGGTGTAACCCTTTGGATACTTTTGCTTAATGACTTCTTCATCCTTGACCGACAACGGGATGATGACGTCGTCGCCGTCTTTCCAGTTACCTGGTGTTGCGACGGTGTAGCCGTCTGTCAGTTGCAGCGCATCCAGCACGCGCAGCACTTCGTCGAAGTTGCGGCCGGTGCTCATCGGGTAAGTGATGATGAGGCGCACCTTCTTCTTCGGATCGATGATGAAGAGCGAACGGACCGTCGCTGTTTCCGACTGGTTCGGGTGGATCATGTCATATAGGCCGGCGACTTTCTTGTCGACGTCGGCAACGATAGGGAAACCGACCACGGTCTTTTGCGTGTCCTCGATGTCCTTGATCCATTGATTGTGCGCTTCGGCGCCGTCCACCGACAACGCGATGGCCTTGACGTTGCGCTTGTCGAATTCAGGCTTGAGTTTGGCAGTCAGGCCCAGCTCGGTGGTGCAGACCGGCGTGAAGTCGGCCGGGTGCGAAAACAGGACAACCCAGGAGTCGCCCGCCCATTCGTGAAACTTGATTTTGCCGATCGAAGAATCTTGCTCGAAATCCGGCGCGGTATCGCCCAAACGTAAGGTCATCTTAGTCTCCTAGTAACGAATTGGTCAGGGAAACGCGCTTCGTATCCGTCGCGGCAACCACGCAGCGACGCAATTGGCAATGAACAAC
This genomic interval carries:
- a CDS encoding LysR substrate-binding domain-containing protein, which gives rise to MQDIPSLSSITSRLHLKQLRLLTALADHGSLLKAAEQVALTQPGASKALQEIETTLGAQLFVRTNRGLEATDLGHCVIRYARLIQTDLAHLREDMIGILQGHGGRLALGVIMGAVPLLTDALTRLLEKRPALSVEIVEDTSARLLRMLDQGRLDMAICRTSISQQPHLYDSINIHNEKLAVVANINHPLAQRQALQLADLADSRWVVYSANMPMRLLLEREFHEANLRFPLHLLETTSAFTTLSLLQRNPSFVALMSVDVAQFCTRFGMTTILPLPLQSRSEPYQLVTRHGSMRSSVAQLFIDEFAEVPPELA
- a CDS encoding iron-containing alcohol dehydrogenase, translating into MALINYITQVQFDYGALALLQQECDRIGIRKPLIVTDMGIRNAGILDKVVAQLKDGAQVAVFDQTPPNPNENAVRAAVKMFRDGACDGIIAVGGGSSIDLAKGVAVCGTHEGTLKSFALIEGGLANITAKTAPVIAIPTTAGTGSEVGRGAILILDDGRKVGVLSPYLVPRLAICDPELTLNLPAMMTAATGMDAIAHCLETFMAPSFNPPADGIALDGLWRAWAHIERATKEPHDREARLNMMSASMQGAMAFQKGLGCVHSLSHSLGGINPRLHHGTLNAIFLPAIIEFNKDSESVIKEKKLARMAHAMGLANEADIGPAIKDMSKRLGLPTGLAELGVTEDMFPKIIKGALADHSHKTNPRVASEDDYARMLTQSM
- a CDS encoding peroxiredoxin — encoded protein: MTLRLGDTAPDFEQDSSIGKIKFHEWAGDSWVVLFSHPADFTPVCTTELGLTAKLKPEFDKRNVKAIALSVDGAEAHNQWIKDIEDTQKTVVGFPIVADVDKKVAGLYDMIHPNQSETATVRSLFIIDPKKKVRLIITYPMSTGRNFDEVLRVLDALQLTDGYTVATPGNWKDGDDVIIPLSVKDEEVIKQKYPKGYTSPRPYLRITPQPNK
- a CDS encoding aldehyde dehydrogenase (NADP(+)), translated to MTILGHNYIGGARSGKGDVKLLSIAAATGEAHAVPFLTATEAEVTAAVDAASAAYPVYRALPAEARAKFLDAIAEEIDALGDDFIAEVSRETALPAARLQGERSRTSNQMRLFAKVLRRGDFYGARIDTALPQRQPLPRPDLRQYRIGVGPVGVFGASNFPLAFSVAGGDTAAALAAGCPVVFKAHSGHLITSELVADAIERAVKRSGVPAGTFNMIYGDRVGAQLVKSAGIQAVGFTGSLRGGRALCDMAAARPQPIPVFAEMSSINPIILLPQALATRGEAIARDLIGSVVVGVGQLCTSPGLVLGVRSPELTKFIEQLRDAMAAQSPQTMLNSAGLKTYGGGVERLSKVPGVVTVAAGGSSDTQAVPHLFKAEASVLFTKDAPLEEEVFGPATVIVELESREQLIDFARNMHGQLTATLQAQPEDLRAYQDLIALLEQKAGRLLVNGFPTGVEVSDAMVHGGPYPATSDARGTSVGTLAIDRFLRPICYQNYPDELLPAALQNANPLGLMRLVDGEQTKAVVNDPRTA